The genomic segment AAATATGTGCAACATGAAAGTGCATTATTAGAGATGGCCACAGTATCTTTGGTTTTTCCCCTTAACTACTATGttttataaaaatagattttttcCAAGTAGGAAGAAACCTGAGAATAATAAAACTAGTAACCAGAGATAGATTACTTGAATATGTATCTGATCTCTGCATCTAATTACATGCATAATAAACCTTTTGAAAAGTTTAAAGTTACTAACTACCcaaaaaattttgaagttactaagaatataaatgtactGTTGATCTCCCAAATAATGCTGCAGAATTTTGAAAGAATTCATTGCATAAAGGTGGGGATGGCCTGGTTCATCTCCgagttccttttcttttaaaaaaaaaaaaattgtctgcTTAACATCTAAGGTCATTCTCTGCCTCTGTTTGTTAACCTTTTCTACAGAAACTTGACAGATACTTGGGATCATCATCTATATGAATCATAGAATCCTGATTTGTGATGGTCTGCAAAATTTTCTAccatattaaaagaaaattatatctTATGTTTCTCTACAttctaggaaaaaaaaaggtgaaagaTCTAAACTTTCTTGAACATTTTCAGGCAAAATATGTGAAAAATGCATATATACTGTTTTGTTGAGTCCACAATGGCATGtcatctattttattttattgcatATAGATGATGTGCGAATATTATTTATATAGTTATGTTACAAAATTGTGGTCTTATTTACATATGTTTATGTATTTCCCCCTCTTTCTTACAGATATGATTAAATCATTAAGTTTTCATGACAGACCAATCTCATATTAATGCATGCTCATTTTCTTCTGTTACTAAACTTGGTCTTCCATTATGACTTATTTATTTATCCCTGTCAGGCAAATTTAGGCACCTTCCTGTTGTAGAAAATGGTGAAGTTATTGCCATGCTGGACATTACGAAGTGCTTGTATGATGCTATATCAAGAATGGAGAAGGCTGCAGAGCAAGGCAGTGCCATAGCAGCTGCTGTGGAAGGGGTTGAACGTCAATGGGGAAGCAACTTTTCAGGTTATTACTTGTTCAGCCCTCTTTGTATTGTCAACTATTTTGTGGATCACTAGAGTGGATCCTTGTCAGTATTGTAGCCTTTAGTCTCACATGAAACCATGTTTTGAAAACAGTGGTACATGATTGGGTAAATTTAGAAACAAGAAGAGGAGCTTGAACTGTCAAAAACATATAATTTCTACCCACAGGTTGCTTTTACTTTGTTGACATGGCAAACTGTCTGCCAAGGACTAAGCAATCATTTAAGCAAAAATATAATGTCATACAGAATTGTTGTATTGATTAAGGAATAACATTAACTCTAAAATATGATAAAAAATAGAACCATAAGCTTCATGCTCACCTGAAGATATTCATACTAAATATGTTCGTAACATAGCATCTGGCATTGTAGTTTTGAGTAGCAAAAAGTAGGCTTTTCTTGTTTTCAGTTAATATTTGTTAATATAATTGGTCTGCATCCTATTCAGTTTATTGACGTTATCATTCCTGTCTGCAGCTCCTTATGCTTTTATAGAGACTCTTCGAGAGCGGATGTTTAAGCCTTCTCTGTCAACTATCATCACAGAGAACACCAAGTATGGTGAAGATTTATGTGCCAAATACCTGGTCTTAATGATATTTCTAATACTGTTTCTAATAAAGAAACAAGTCGTTGTTTTTGGTTTTATAACTATCCATATTTGCAGAGTTGCAGTGGTATCTCCTTCAGATCCTGTGTATGTTGCCGCCAAAAAGATGCGTGAACTTCGAGTTAATTCAGTGATCATTATGACTGGAAGCAAGCCTCAAGGGATTCTAACGTATGTTTGTTGCTGTGAATGATTTGTCTTTCGGAGCTCATTTTCTGTAAATTTGGCAGTTAACTTGGTTTTGATTGCCATTCTTTTTAAGTAGTCACTAATGTCTGCTTCATCGCAATATTCTGCAGCTCAAAGGACATCCTCATGCGAGTGGTGGCTCAGAATCTTTCCCCTGAGTTGACTCTAGTGGAAAAGGTTTCTTTATGCGAAACTCATTTTACATTGTTATTTCTTTGAGCAATTGGGATAATGTACTCTGTGATTTTCTCtccccttgattgtgcttataTATCAGGGATATGGTTTTTGTGTAGTTCAATTACACTAACAAGCTCTATGTATAAGTTCACACGGGCATCTTGCTTTTGAATGGTTGATGCTTTTCTAGATAAGCTTAGTTGACTAAAGGCCTGCCAGAGTAATCTCATTCAAGCACTCTTGCCAACATGGTTCATAACATCCGAAAATCTAACAGAGCAATAATCAATCATAATATTTTCGCATCAAGCTTTTATGCATTGCTTCATCTACAATACACTTTTTAATTGGAGGAATACATAAGAAatggaattttatttttattggagGAACAATTAGGAATTGCAATATATACTATAGTGCAGATTGTGGAATTTATTATGACAAATACTTCAAATGTCAGTCTTTTTGAAATACACTTCTGTAGGACTTACACTGCATGATTATCTGCATATTTTCTGTGTGTTGATTGCAAATTCATTTTTCAAGAAATCGAGATGCAAGAGTTGAAAAGATTTTGTAGTAGCAAGATACGATAACCTGATCCGCACTAATCTAATTCGCTGTGGATTCAATAATACATGCGGCCTTTCTCCAAACTTGGCATGTGCAACATAGACTACTGGGTTGTTTGCTGTATTTGCATGCTAACTTCTAAGGTGGCATATAGAAAATTGAATAGCTGTAGGCTTTTGGTTGGCATGTATATTTATGATCTCCATTAAGAAGTTACCATCAGAATGTTTTTTCAACATGGAAAGTCATGTTCCTAGAGTAAAAATttccactcttttttttttccaatgagAAAAACGAGATTGGTTTCTGCATAGAGGTTTAATTTACTTTGATCACATATGGTGTTTTGCTAGAAGTCAATGTGGTAAATTGCAACATGGCTCATACTTTAAAAGTCTCATTTCTTTATAAGGCATCAGTATCTGAATGTCAAATATGCAATGCGCACATGTCAAGGTTGCAGAAATATATGATATTGTGTATATAACATTAGGGCTATCAAGTATATGATATTGTGCTAGTTTATGTGTTCAGAGCATTTTGTTTTTCGCCCTCCGGATTCTTGCTTTTGCTTGGACATGTATCTTTCACCATTTTCTTCAGAAAAAATTGTATAGTGTCATTgcaagcatgcatgcatgcctgCTTGTTCCTTTCTTTGATTAAGAATGGTTCCTCAGATTTGTTCTATTGCTGTTATTCTGACCATCAATATACTTCATTAGGACCCCATGAATCTCCTTTTCCTGTTTATTTCTTCTCAGATGATGAGTCTGCCACGATTTTCTTGTTAGCAAACTTCACCGTTCATGTCTCATTATTTCTTCTCCTACTCCCTTGGTGTATGGTTGCAAACTTCATTATGGCTCCATTATGTATAATTCAAGTGGGTGGTGATGCTAGCCAGCATTCCCATCTAACCATCAATATACTTTCCTTACATTAGTGCCTCATGAATCTCCTTTTCCTGTTTATTTTTTCTCAGATGATGAGTCTGGCACGATTTTCTTGTTTATCTCaatcttctctttttgtttactTGATCAAGATCCATGAAGAGTACATTGATGAATCCTTAAGTTGCTTTTGCCAATTATTTGTCCGAGTGCCTGATACATTAGTAGTTTTGAACCTTGGACTGATCTGCCATTGACAGATGACTTAGGGTGTCTAGCGTAACTAAGTCTACGGCAAATATTTAAATAAGAGCACGTGAGCAATCTATCGCCAATTTGAGGCTTCAAGGAAGGTTAAAAATGTTATACAAGAGGAGAGAGACAACAGGCATAcatcttttttatatattatacatTTTCTTATTTATTCATTTCTCATGGACTTCTTTCTTAGGTGCTACTGAGCTTCTCTTTGCAATCTTTCTCTAGGTTCTATCTCTTTTTAGGCTCTCTTTCACTCTTACCATCATCACTAGTTTAGGTGATAGGTATGGCATGACATATTATGTACTATGCCAATGCCTCATTGACTTACAGCACTGGCGTGATCCTTGCTGCATGTTAGTACTTGGCATATGTCGGGGCAGCGTGTTCCAAGCATGTCCGCACTGGAACTGGCATGGAACTGTTGTACTTGCTAATGCTACGTTGGCATGCCGTTGACAGACATTATTTCAATCCTTGCAATGAATGCTTTAAGGTAATCATGAGCTTCTTTGTGCTCCTAGTCCATCAATTTTTGTCAAGGGATGTCACCCTTTGGTCACACATTCACTCCCACCTCATGAGACTATAGTTTCAATATTTTTTGCCCTAATGTAGCATGGAGCATCCACTTTGAGCTAGAATAGAAAATAGTTGCTTCAGTCTTGCCAACCTCGAGGTTTGCTATGGTTATTTTTCTTGGGACATATCGATATCATCACTATCTTTATTAACAATATGGTCATCATGGTTTCTCTGAGAATTATTAGTGTTCTGAAAATTCTTCAATGCCGAAAATTGAAACTTTTCTTTTATATGCTGGTCTTCTGTAGATACCATAGATTGGTAACTGCTGGCTAGCAATACTTTTGTGCATCATAAACTATTACATTCTAATGGAATACCTATATCATCAATGTCTATATTGCATGGTGGTAAGTGGTAACAGATATTTATTTAGTTTATGTTAGTTATATTACCGGCAATATCATTGTACTGTCTTAAACAATGTATCTTGACACTGGTATGAAAATGTGCTCATATGATGTTTCAAATGCTTCATGACATAATTTTTGTATGGTTAGTTTTAGACATTTTTCCTCTCATTAGTTTTTGTGATGTGTACctttttatgattattttatAGGTGATGACTGCAAACCCTGAATGTGCGACACTGGATACAACAATTCTTGATGCACTGCACATAATGCATGATGGAAAATTCTTACATCTTCCAGTGCTGGATAGAGGTAAATAATGTTCACTTGTAGTGGGCAGCAAATCTCTTTGCCTTCAGTTAACTGACGCAACTTCTCAGACAGATGGCCAAATTGCTGCTTGTTTGGATGTTTTGCAACTTACGCATGCAGCAATTTCCATGGTAAGACCCCTTATATTTGAAATGCTTTTACCTGAATCATGCACTGTTTAATTTTCTAGGATTGCTCTTGAATGTGGATGTGTGCACAATGTAAAGAAGTTTCTTCAATGTTCTTCACTCTTTATTACATCAGAAGAGTGCAATCAATGTCTATTTAGAGATATCCTAAGCCACCAATTTGTTTCAAACCAGTAGATTGATATTTACTTATGATGAAATAACTTTCCTTTATTCTATATCGCTTTCTGGTGCTTTTTACATACTACAAGCACAGAGATTTAAAATGCTGCAAAAATTTATTGATTGCGAGGAGTATTGTGTTTGAAGTTGGGGACTGCCGCCAGATGGTGTCTTCTTGAGTGTGTTACTATCTGATTATTCCTCACATCTTTGGCTGATTACTCTGATTGAAACATATACCACTGAATTTTATGGCTTAGTGAAAAAGATATATTCCTACTAGATAAATTTTACACGTTGATTGTATCAAACCGATTCCCGAGCCAGGTCGCAAGCTTTTTCAGTTAagctgatttttgtttgtttgatcATGAATATTGTGTGTTGAACTGCAATACTTGATTTATTCGATGTTCAGTTTTGATCATGAATAATGTGTGTTGAACCACAATATTTGATTCATTCGACGTTCAGTTGAACTTGTTCATGAGTATATCTGTATTTTTTTATCttacttccttcttttcttcttgaagGTTGAAGGAGGTGGTGGAGTTGTAAATGATGTGGCAAACACGATGATGCAGAAGTTTTGGGATTCTGCCCTTGCTCTGGAGCCACCATATGAGGAGTTTGATACACATAGGTGCTATGCgtgttctttttattttattttttgctgaCCAGCATGTTCAATGCCTCTGAAAATTGTTTAACTGCAGTGAAATGTCTGCATTGATGGCATCAGAGTGCACAGAAAATGGGAAGTATATATACCCACCTCTAGGTCTTGGAAACTCGTTTGCTTTCAAGGTTGAAGACCGAAAGGGACGACTACATAGATTTGATTGTGGTTAGTGTGTAGCAGTTTTCATATCAGAATTTGGGTTgtgattcttttttttgttgtttattcTCGAAATATCGAAATGTGGCTCCAATGTATGACCATTTTCTCGCTATAGGTACAGAGAGTTTAGCTGAGCTTGCATCTGCTGTAATGCAGAGAATGGGGCTTGTCAGTGACACAGATAAAATCCAACTCTTGGTGAGGTTACATTCTTGTGTTTCTCTTTGCAGCCGTGGTTTCCATTTGATAGAAATTGAATTTTGACCATTCTGCTTCATGCAGTATGAGGATGATGAAGGTGACAGAGTGCTTCTGGTTACGGATAAGGATCTCATTGGAGCTGTGAACCATGCCCGATCAGCTGGGTGGAAGGTGATTCCTTCATCTGCTTTTCTTTCTAAACTAGGTTCTGCGAACATGCTAAAATAGCAAAAAACTACAGCCCTGAAGAAACAGGGTTAGCACGTAAGTATTTGAATTTAGGTGTGAAGGACCATGTGCAGTCCCCACCTATAATTTGAAATTTCATGCAGCTTGTCCCTGTTTTTTCTGGGTGTTTGTGAGGATTGTCTTTTGGTGTAGCATTGATCCAAGGATTATAATTGCTTTCAtcattaagaaaagatcaaagcAATGCCTTGTATCAGGCTTTCTGTTAGTTGTGGGGGTTGTGCATATATAAAGAAATGTAAATTAGGGATGGATTATACATAGAAATTGTTGTGATCCAACATAATTCTGCTACGGGCCTAAAGATTGATGCTGTTGCTGTTAGTACCGTCGGTGTCTAACTATTCTGACACTTGACATGCATCAACACAAAAAATTACTCAAGGCTATCATCTAAAAGGAAGCAAATGCTGGAAAATTTTCTAAAAGAAGCAACTGCTGAAAATTTTTCTAAATGAAGCAACTGCTGAAAAAATTTCCCCTTAAATTACACTACTCTGGATAGCTGGTCTATCCATATGGGACAATTGGTTTGTAGATAGTGAAAATGGATTCTGCATTGATAATTTGTGGATAATGTTAGACATATCCTACCAATGCTGATGGTCCTTGACAGATGTGTGGCACAGAGAGCATTCATTTGCGACCCTTGTAATGAGGCCATTATTGACATAATTTATCCAACTTCGTGATACTACTATTTTTTTGGGCTTCTTGAAATGTATGGCATATAAATAGCACAAGTGCAACATTCTTGAATAAGGCCATCATGGATAGAATTAGTGCCTCTTTATGGATTATTTAACCTTCAAGAAGACATGACCTGTAGACATCATATGGATTGAACCTTGTAAATGTGACCATCTTTGACACAACCAGCCCAACATTTTGTTTACAAAGTACAAAGAAAAGTCAAACAATTTCCAATTTCCCTTTAAAAACAAGACATTAAGaacattttcttcttttgaaaGTCTTAACCTACCATGGGTACGATTTGATTACAGCTAGATGATTATAGGGGGCAAGGCCTCCTGTGAGATGTGGCTGATGTTCTGGTCCTGCACCAGCAGATATATGAATTTGAAAGATGCTGGAAATGTTTTCTTTTATACAAGAACTGTATCTCTTAGAAGTGGTCAATCTTTTCTTATCACCTTCCGCTCTCATGTTTTTGACGTGATTGAGAATGGGCCTTATTTGTTTCAGCTGTCATCATTTGCTTATTTCAGATTTTAAGGCTGCATATTGAAGACTCTGATGCAAAGAAGGAAGCCACAAGATCGAAGTCAGATCTTGCAACACTACAGAGAAGAGGATGGACATCTCTGCAAACTGGGATCGTGGCAGGTGCAGTCATACTGACAAGTATTGGAGTAATGGCGTACTTGAAACGATCCAAGATGTGATTTCTCTTGCAGGCaagcaaaaaaatatttgaagggTAGCATATACAGGTTCATGCTCCTGTATAAGTTGGAGAGCAACATCGTAAGTTAAAAGCTCCCTGGAATCAGAGCATTCATCAAATGGCTTAAACTTTAAGAGTCTCGTTCTTTTTTTCTGTGATACCACATCATATAATACAAATGATGCAGTTGGCTGGGGAAGGCATAGTCGAATGTAGTGAATGATTGTTGCAACCAAGTCATACATGACAAGGAAATAAGCTACACAGTACACCATTCTGCGATCTTAAAGTTAGCATGCCGCTAAGTGCTGTGCATCTATTTTCTTCACATCTTTTGCATCAATGACAGCAGTTTTTTTGTCAGTTAATCTGTCTGTACAGATAAAAAAGACATCCAGAAACTAAGATTATATacattgaaaaggaaaaaaaaattactaggaACATCGAAGGGTGTGCATTCCAACTAAACGATATTGGAGTAAGCTCACCAGAAATTTTAATGGTGTTTTATTTCACTGTTTAATGATTATTTCAGTTTGAGATTTCCTCTTTTCCATTTCCATGGTGGAAGTCAAATtggttttcttctcttttgctgTATCTGCTATGGTTCTTCTCCTGTCGGTACTACAGATTCCTTCTGATATTTTTGGCCCACACTGGGAGACAATTCCTTGGATGTTCTCCAGCTCCAGGAGGAAGTGGGTCCTGGTGTCATAGCTCATCTACCCTGGCTTTTGTAGCGGCTTGCATGGCCTGTTTCTTTTGTTGAGACAAGCAAGCATGGTAGATGCACTGCCTTCTTGCCTTTTCTTCTTGACCATTATTCGCTAATGTACTGTGGGTATTACATTGCCTGATAAGCTGCTGTGTTCAGTATTCCGATCCTGTTGATTTGTGGAGACTAGAAAGGTCAGGTGCTCTTTGTGATGTAAAACTAGAATCTTTGAACTTCTTTttgattaataaaaaatatttaacattTTTATGGACCTTGTCTTTTGATGACCGTAAGAACTGCTATACATCAGATTTAAATGTTGGAAATCGAAACATTTGCGGTTCTACTTCTGGGTGCAGCATAAACCGACAAGGTGGCGATGGAAATACCAACCCATtgaaacaggaaaaaaaaatgaaaagaaaaggatgcaaggcaaaaaaaaaaaaaaaaaaaagttggaggCATTTAAAGAGAAGGCTACAAGGTTAGATGGGAAGGCATGGTGGAAAGAAACTATGTTAAAAAGAGACGATGAAGGGAAAAAACAGAAGGTTCAATCTGAGCATTTCCTTCTGACTTGGTGGTAGTTGGTGCGATTCTTTTGCTACGTGGAATGAAGTTCTTAATTTAGACCATATACTGTAACTGCTCTAGGCTAAATTAGCaggggaggaaaaaaaagatgtCTGGAGAAAAGCTTTTGCTTCAAATCTATTTCcaaatttttattctttttaaccAGGTTCCTTACCAAAGCCTTTGGCGGCGCATGGATCCTTGCTGTTGCTTCTTCTTGAGAAATGAAGTTGCGAGAATATTACAACTTGGGTTGTGGATTGGCTTTGCCGTGAAGAAGAGATCAAACTTCCTTCCAGTGGAGTTGAATGTGATCTAATGAGGATTGTGAGACTCATGTTGAGAGCATAATCCACGTTCAATTGGACCCATGAACATCTCTCTCCAGATATTCAAACTCTTGCATTAAAATTTTGATATGCTTCTCTATATGCCACTTGGCTATGGTGCAATACATTGCGTGTACGTATCCTCCAGAATGTTGTTAAGTGCCCATTCTTTGGTAAATATAGTAAGaaatacttattaaaaaaaatatagatttcTGGTAAGTTTTTTACCCTCCAAAGAATGGGCCCTAAAGGTATTTAAAGATCTCTCTTTCTATCATGCACAAATACACATGATTAGTGGGGTTTTGTAGCCAATAATTGGAATAAAAATCATATGGGGCCAGCACTGGAGAATGAAACATTGGACGAGCTTCCTATTCTGCCACGTTTTTATTAGTGTCTATCTTAAAGAAGAAACCCAAATGTCAGAAACTTCCTTTACTGACAGAGTCATTAgtctcttgattttttttttttaaaaaaaacaagaaagaaaattgcACTCATTatcctctttcttcctcatTTCTAAAACATACTTTTTTTATCGGTCCACATTATCTAGTTAAGTGATACACAACAAGCAAATTAGTCATCTAACATCTTACCTGAAAATTGCATGGGTCCTTACCGTCCCGtcccatatgatttttgtttcaaTAATTACCTCATGCTCTCACGTGAGCCATGTTATTGTAATGATTTGTGCATGCTAAGTGGCCAACATGACAACTGTTAGGATATAAAGCTGAATGCCTTCTAGGTGTCTACTTTGTCATGCGCCCACTGGCCCCAACTCCATATCAACCCGGACCGAAACCACCACGGGAAGCCGTAAAACAAAGGAGAGGTCCAAACTAATGAAGGATCAATGTCCTTGTCTTTTGCCATGGACCCTCTTGGCTCAATGGTCCAAAGACACCGGCCAAACATCGGTGGCATAGATCACGGGTTCTTCTTCTGTTCTTTTTGGGTCTTCTCCTCTGCAACGGTTTGCACTAACGAATACACGCCAAGAATAACATCGTACCTGAAATCACTTTATTATTATCCTCTAATTTTAGGAACATAAATCTAGAGAGAAGATGTCAGTTATATTTCAGGCTTCTAATCTATTGAACTTCACTTatatacttttttctttctttcttctttcttttttgcattGAAGAGAAAGATAAAGTTGGTTCATCACCATTCAGATTTGGCTACGTACGTAGCAGTTAACCCTGTTGGTCTTTAGAACATAATtgttatatgtttttttttcttatgaggAAAATGCCTATAGGAAGTTATTGATGACCATGCTCCAATATAACAGGCAATTATCGCATAATGATGTCAACATTTCTGCATATTCCTTCTTATATGTGAtgatcattattatttttacacCATTTCTAAATCCTTTATGGGATCACAAAgaaattttttatctaaaagttaaTGAACTTTCCTAGATTTGATATGTATACGAGCAGTGAACATAGATATGCATGCGGAAAGATAGCTGGATAAAGCCACTGATTGATGGGAGAGAGGGAAAAGGATGCAGGAACTACCCCATCCTTGCATTCCAATACATAAAATTAAccaaaaattggaaggaatatTGACATCCAAGCAAGAGCTCGACTCCTTTTAAAGTATTTGTTCTAAGAACATGGCAAAAAGGTGAGTTGTCTGATTTGCTAGATATAAAAGAACACAAAACTATTCATTTTGCAAGTGAAACTAGATATCCCACATTTCTGTGGCTGGAGATTTTTGTTTAGAAAAACTTTGAAGCTATTGGATGTGACCATGGAAGTGGATAGCTAATGCTTCGAGATTGAATTCGTAGGGAAGGGCTAAGATGCTTCATAGTAGTTCGACAgctacctttttgatgttgctcTTCCAAACTGCAATCTTTCTGAagtttttgttatttttctttgatgaaaaTTAAACGAAAAGGTTAAATGAAGTTTAAACTTTGCAAGTACTTTGACAGATGATTTCATGAAAAGGAAATTTTGCTAAGAAAGGGGCCTATCATCTAGACAAGTGGCCTTTCCTTCTTGTAGGTGGCCTATCATTTCTCTTGTCAAGATCAGCAGTCAGTGTTATATGATTAAGATCAAAATACCTCCATGTGGGACTCTGAGAGAAACTTAGCTGCTTTGATGCCATGTTATCTGAGCTGATAAGGTGGAGCCACGCACTTTCAAATTCTTACTCCAGTATAGCTATGCGACATGCCGAGGGACATCACCTTGTAGGGCCGATTAGGATTCAGACATCACATCATAGAATGCTATGTCCCATCTTGTGTGAGACAGCCAAGCTAATCTCTTGTCGAACAGCTGAAATCAGTATATTGGAATGCAACAGCACAGTCCACTATAAGGAAGTAAGCGAAGCAACTTGTCAGCCACCAGTGGAGGCTAGGGGGTTTGTGTTTTTGGTTGTGGTGTCCTGTTTGAAtaatttgattcattttttttgttgtatCCATGAATATTTTATCCCTGCCTCTATAGTTAACTTTGGtttcctttaaaaaaaattagaagtaaAAGGTTTCATCATCTTTAGTTCTTAAAAGGGATCTCATCATCTTTCAAAAGAAAGGAATCTGCAATGATTATTTAAAATGCGAATGTCCTGCTCACCTTTTACTAAAATATTACTTATGTCATCTTAAATAACAGAGCTTAAAGCTCAAGTTGTGGTTGCTTGGTTGTCTGGATCCTACTACATCACCAATTCATCTCAAAGCAGGAGGAAATTAAGTGGAGGCTACAACTATAAAGCTTCAACTCCTACTTAACCTAAATTATGGATTCAGCTCTCTGCATATTATATATACTTGCAGTTGTATGTTCTTCTAGCATCATCAACTATAGTCAAGTATGTCATGAGGTCAGGCCCCTGCAATATTCAGTGGGGACCGAGAACTTTTGAATATACTTAGGCTTAAGGCAATGGTTTAACATTAACCTTAACGACCTTAATATTCAGCTTCTATATGATCAAGAGAAGATGCAAAAAGATCAATTATTTTCACTGCATGCAATGCCAATTTGGCGACACTATCGATTCATCCTAAATGATCAAAAAATTTAATCTACTTATCTAGACTAATCACAACCAAACAAATCATGCTACCTTTCTCCTGCATTGCTGCGGAGCCCCCAACATTAAGTGCACACAGAGAGCATGTGTGATAAATTGCCGAGCATCTTTATAATTGCACCAACCACTCTGAAGCAAGTTAGGAATCCTCATTTGCATTCATTGCAATAGAGAATTAGACCAAACTAACCATCTAGCAAAGGGATTCAAGTTGTATCTTTGATTGATCTTTTTTTCGCTGCGTCAGCCATCGGATTGCATGTCGTGAAAAAAAGTAAATCATTCTTTTGCACGAAAAATACAATCTGAACCCTAGCACAGACATCCAAGATGAGGAAACTTATGTTAATGTTAGAAGGGCAATTCAGGGGTTACAAGCCACAACAAAGTCAAAGTGTCAAGCTATCTTACCAGTGGGACCCAAATAATCTCATTAGCTaaacctttttattttattggtaAACCATCTAAAACCTGTGTAAAAGAGCATAATgtaagattaaaaataaaaatcattagCAACTGTACTTTAATGCTAAAGTAATCAATATAAAACAGGCAGGTAACAG from the Phoenix dactylifera cultivar Barhee BC4 chromosome 14, palm_55x_up_171113_PBpolish2nd_filt_p, whole genome shotgun sequence genome contains:
- the LOC103701272 gene encoding CBS domain-containing protein CBSCBSPB3 — encoded protein: MNTHPVPPPRRNHLAARRGPSVGRRTSASENGGGAAAVNGNGNPAKPTSPNQASGERTVKKLRLSKALTIPEGTTVSDACRRMAARRVDSVLLTDANGLLSGIVTDKDISTRVIAEGLRPEQTIVSKIMTRNPMFVMADTLAIEALQKMIQGKFRHLPVVENGEVIAMLDITKCLYDAISRMEKAAEQGSAIAAAVEGVERQWGSNFSAPYAFIETLRERMFKPSLSTIITENTKVAVVSPSDPVYVAAKKMRELRVNSVIIMTGSKPQGILTSKDILMRVVAQNLSPELTLVEKVMTANPECATLDTTILDALHIMHDGKFLHLPVLDRDGQIAACLDVLQLTHAAISMVEGGGGVVNDVANTMMQKFWDSALALEPPYEEFDTHSEMSALMASECTENGKYIYPPLGLGNSFAFKVEDRKGRLHRFDCGTESLAELASAVMQRMGLVSDTDKIQLLYEDDEGDRVLLVTDKDLIGAVNHARSAGWKILRLHIEDSDAKKEATRSKSDLATLQRRGWTSLQTGIVAGAVILTSIGVMAYLKRSKM